A genome region from Methanobrevibacter oralis includes the following:
- a CDS encoding alpha/beta hydrolase, protein MIKKYNLDREINFKIGIYDICEEIHFNYQLNRLVNWNGGDLDEVLNNCNQITNTEEWKSVLTRLGHKAESEGRIENAIAYYRMSEFYMQFDDPDALKYYTKARDLFYEYYSPLFDNENGNSIIKKEEVPFEDITLPVLHTKPENESRGIFLVHGGLDSYMEEFLIPMLYLREQGYEVYLFEGPGQGSVLRLKNKAFIHEWEKPVSAITQYYDLNDVTIIGISLGGYFAPRAAAFDKRISRVVGWSIFPSVWDNGRESKLAIKALHVFIGLKLGFIYDYILKSKSKKGVNEALAMRLMFHRFDVKGFNEFVKKIDNYSLKPIADKIDQDVLILGANNDIMINEKAIGTEINMLTQVKSLTYRLLTNKENAGNHCNCGNTKLALDTIINWVDELDKRTI, encoded by the coding sequence ATGATAAAAAAATATAATCTTGATAGAGAAATTAATTTTAAAATAGGAATATACGATATCTGTGAAGAAATCCATTTTAACTACCAATTAAATAGGCTGGTAAATTGGAATGGTGGGGATTTAGATGAAGTTTTAAATAACTGTAATCAAATAACCAATACTGAGGAATGGAAAAGTGTCTTAACTAGATTAGGCCATAAAGCAGAAAGTGAAGGTCGAATTGAAAATGCAATAGCTTATTATCGAATGTCTGAGTTTTATATGCAATTTGATGATCCTGATGCACTTAAATATTACACAAAAGCTAGAGATTTGTTTTACGAATATTATAGTCCTCTTTTTGATAATGAAAATGGAAATTCTATAATCAAAAAAGAAGAAGTTCCTTTTGAAGATATTACATTACCTGTTTTGCATACAAAACCTGAAAATGAATCTCGTGGAATTTTTTTAGTTCATGGTGGTCTGGACTCGTATATGGAAGAATTTTTAATACCAATGCTATATTTAAGAGAGCAAGGATATGAAGTTTATTTATTTGAAGGTCCAGGACAAGGTTCTGTTTTGAGACTTAAAAATAAAGCATTTATTCATGAATGGGAAAAACCAGTAAGCGCAATTACTCAGTATTATGATTTAAATGATGTTACAATAATTGGAATATCTTTAGGAGGGTATTTTGCGCCTCGTGCAGCTGCATTTGATAAAAGAATAAGTCGTGTAGTTGGATGGTCAATTTTTCCTTCGGTTTGGGATAATGGAAGGGAAAGTAAACTAGCTATTAAAGCCCTTCATGTTTTTATAGGTCTTAAATTAGGTTTTATATATGATTATATCTTAAAATCCAAATCTAAAAAAGGAGTAAATGAAGCTCTTGCAATGAGATTAATGTTTCATCGTTTTGATGTTAAAGGGTTTAACGAATTTGTTAAAAAAATAGATAATTATTCTCTAAAACCTATTGCTGATAAGATTGACCAAGATGTTCTAATTTTGGGTGCTAATAACGACATTATGATTAATGAAAAAGCTATTGGAACTGAAATTAATATGTTGACCCAAGTTAAATCTCTTACATATAGGCTTTTAACTAATAAGGAAAATGCGGGTAATCATTGTAATTGTGGAAATACTAAATTAGCTCTTGACACTATTATAAATTGGGTAGATGAATTAGATAAAAGAACAATCTAA
- a CDS encoding methyltransferase family protein, producing MEKQNQLPFFGVGPYMITPIVIIAVLSFVASSYKLIPIYTIPQLDFLFVLVGVISIILGIVLWLAAIVNSRISENIKNKNLVTTGVYAYVRHPIYSCFLFVTTGVIIISQNILLFILPLIFWVFLTVTLKKTEEKLLLGEFGEEYTIYSNKVNRLIPFKK from the coding sequence ATGGAAAAGCAAAATCAGTTACCTTTTTTTGGTGTTGGACCCTACATGATAACACCAATAGTAATTATAGCAGTTTTATCCTTTGTAGCTTCCAGTTATAAATTAATTCCAATATATACTATACCACAATTAGATTTTCTATTTGTCTTAGTTGGAGTAATTTCAATCATACTGGGTATTGTATTATGGTTAGCTGCGATTGTTAATTCAAGAATATCTGAAAATATTAAAAATAAGAATTTAGTAACCACAGGAGTTTATGCATATGTACGCCATCCAATATATTCCTGTTTTTTATTTGTAACTACAGGAGTTATAATTATATCTCAAAACATTCTTTTATTTATATTACCACTTATTTTTTGGGTCTTTTTAACAGTTACACTTAAAAAAACAGAAGAAAAATTGTTATTAGGTGAATTTGGAGAGGAATATACTATTTATTCAAATAAAGTCAATAGACTTATTCCATTTAAAAAATAG